A region of the Ischnura elegans chromosome 11, ioIscEleg1.1, whole genome shotgun sequence genome:
GGtaggtgaaataatttttgatcttAACAAAATTCGTTTGTTTTCTGATgtatttattaatgatttaggGATCAGGGTAGAGGGATTTATgccaatttttaaatacttgaatggcaatttcaattggaaataatttttaatatagaaatattgaaaacaaaagaggaaaatttattgTTAGTGATAAAATTTAGGTTATTTTAAGTTATTGCATGTTCAGAATTTTGCTAATTAACCATTGATTTATTATTCTTTGGTTGAATTagacatttcaaaattttacactttccacaaaattttccaaaaaaaaattagcgTTTTGACCCGTGGTGAGTGTTTGCGTCTTGAAAAATTACGGCCCTTCGAATTGTTTGTGCTTTTAAAATTTGATGTACGAAGagagtatttgaaaattatttgtaaaactaCGTACTAGACCTCTGAATATTATAGAAAAGCAACataatatgttttaaatattatatacttCAGTTCCTTATTGCCAAAACCCAGATTTATATACAAGTACGTGACCATTATTACTTTAAAAGCTTAAATTTTTAGTCTATTTGACCCAACGCGAAACTTTATCTAACCTGACTTCTCAAAGGTTAATAATTTCAACACACTCAAGTCACAAATCATATGTGGGGGTGAGAAGACGAggggtaaaagtttttttttctaaacagagttaggtagagaaattaggtaaagaaaacaaacaagatcaataaaatgtgtaaaagtccatttgattttccactcgatgtcagcacagaacggaGAAATACTCGTATCGATTGGCCATCAATTTTTTGTACatctattttatcaatttattctgTACCtacccataggcggatccaggggggggggggcacgggggcacgtgccccccccagaccctcaaaaatacgcaagatttttaatacggtcccattatcattgcgttcgttttgtattacgaggtatccttgtgccccacccagaacaaaatcctggatacggccttgcttgtgcccctcccagaaaaaaatcctggatccgcccctgtacctACCTCTGTTAAggagaaaaatcacttgtaccccttgccttctcaccccctcatatacgATTAACGTTTAATTAATCAAGCAGCAAAATTTTCGGAGTGACTTTTAGGCATCGTCACTCTTATAGACTTCTTGCGTGGGATGTTTGCAGATGGAGTCCGAGAGACATGAATACCCTTCGGTTTGATCGCCAACATTGCATTTCCCGACTCCTCGACGAGTTCAAACAGCTTACTTAGGGTGTCGCTTAATGGTGTCTCGACCATAAAATATTCAACGTGCGGCGTCACCCTGCAAATGTGTTAAGCTTCGCATTTATAAACGGGGGCCTTGCTTCGGAGTAAGCCGAGGACAACGGAGTCTGGAGAGTCGACACCCGCCTCTTTGATTAGCATGAAAATCCAGCAAAGAGATTAGCGATGAATAATTTAGAAGGGAACCCTCGCGTATTCATATTGGGcgaatgccccccccccccccattcagCAACATTCGTGTACCACTCCGAAGCTGAAATCCAATGCTTTTTGAACGAGTGGATTTCATCAGCTTGTTAAGTTCCACTGCAACTTTGTGCATCAGCGCAAATaggtttataataataatatagttttcgcataaattaaaaagaattattatgaATCACTGGGTGATGTATTTTCCCTggcatgtaataataattattataataatagaaataattaaatagcGGTAATATATaagtaacaataaataaaatacaaaattacttAAGAATTTCAGCTTCCCGCATCACGAGAAAAATTCTCAACTCAACAGAGCGATAAAGAGTTACTTAGGTGAGAGCCCGTACATTTACACGAAAGAATTTAGtggaagctaaaaaaaattaacaaagaagataataatgataattatttacatcccttcaaaattaaaaagtatttcaaaatcagatacattaaaaaaaattgagtttccaacctttccaattttaaaatcaagaattcATCAAGTTATAATATGCCTTTTTCacagataaattttataattcgaTAATGTAATCTGTTGTTGccctttacatttttaaatttatcgggatgtttttgtaatttctacataaaatacattttttttttcaaagaaagatTTCCGGAGAAACCAGTGCCTCAATTGATATGATATTACTTTAAGTAATTCCTGGTTAAAAAATGGGGCAGAAGTTTATGATTTGGGAATCATATTCAGTTGAAAACTAACGACCATTGGctggtttatagaaaaaattattaatgaatttttaatggcaataAGTTATCAATACATTATCAAAGAAATACTAGCAAAAATTATCAATAGCAATAAATTAGCGACAAATTATGGTGTTTGGTCTATTTTGAATTAACGAAAAAGATAGCGTAAAGCATAGGAGCGCGCAGTGTCGTAGTAATTCTTTCATGATCTTTGTACCCGTGCTATGTTAATTTCCAACGTCAATTGTGCAATAAGATGCCTCGAAGTGAAAAATAACATCTATATAAAATGGCATTTGGAAGTTTTCTCGGGGAAAGACTCCGGAGTAGCTAAGAAAGaactcaaattttatttctgtacctaatataattttcatttctgcGGAATTTCGCTGTCAAAGTTCTGCAGATGAGTGATTGATGGCGTTCGGtacatgctaatttttttatgttatctttCCGAAGTTGTGGAGGTAATTTTTTTcggtaattttatttatatttattgtttaaatttatcttaccaagagatcttaaaaattacaaaatatgataCGATGAGGTGATTAAAATATAcagcggaaatattgcaatttcatatttatgtaataatagtGTTGATTTACATTTGTtggtaatttttatatattaatttcggCCTTAATAGCGGGATGTGCTCCGCTGCTTCTCCACTCCACAACCCCTGCTGTGGGCAAATGCTGGGATAAACGAAAGCAGGTAGTACCGCCTTCTGGCAAATCTGGTTGCTCTAGCAGTGGAACCTCGTCCGCACAGTCGAGAGCACGTCATTGTTGTTTCCTGGGGGCAGTTTTTGCCCCCCCTAGGAGGGCGAAAGACGGCGTGGCtgccctcctccccctctctcttcAGGAGATGGGGTGGCATTGTCGGGGCAGCTGCCACGCGCCCTGCCCCCCCTTCGCGCGTGCGAAGGAGCGTGGCCCCAGCACGGACCCTTGAGGGACCCATTGTTCTCGGCGATTCTCATCTCTCTGCGTGAGTGGGTGAGGTTGAGGTCGCGTTGCAATGTGAGTGATTACCGCTCTCTCCCTCAAACATGATTACCAGACGCTTTTGATGCGGATCGTCTGGGTTTCCGAACTAAAATTCGTGGATTCAGCAGGATAGGATTGAATAACCGCCAGATTTAAGCGCGTTGCCATATTTAGCATTTTATAACTCGCGCATGAATCACTTACTTTgctaatttttcgtttttttaataactgACAAGTGGTTTTATTTGCACGGTAGCGTGTTCTTGTCCTTAGCACACTcttagtttctggtctgactgcGTGTTATTGTATTGTTCGCTTGGACTGTGTCCAGAAAGCGACAGCATTTTTGATTACGGTAAGGAAGTGTGTtacatatgctcgctgcatattcaaggtgtggccggacgagtgcgagtCATCGCCGCATTAATCCCTTCGGCTCTGTTGTTGCAGTTGGAAATTCGATACTCATTTTCTTATAAATCGGTGATCATCACCAGCTGTCTCCTATGCTGGAGGTAGTTAGTAAATTATTTTAGGATATCGTTATtcttcacattcatttttttacatgtacTTTTACATTGAAATTTGATGTTGATACAACATGTTTCACAGCTAAGCGGCATCCTCAcgcaaaatatcaaaaaatgctTACCGGTGAAACACGCTGTGCCAATATTCAAGTTTAATGGAAACGTAGTGATCTATATTTACCAATATAAATAACTTCTGCGAAGTGAATCTTAAAGTTATTAAGCAGAGTCATCATCTGCTGTCATCAATTGAACTCGGCATCGAGTTAATATGACTATTGGCGCTATCGAAAACATCCAAAGCCTTCGATTTTGCTGTCATCATCTTCTGTGCTTTAAAACAATTCAACTTTcgaaatttcttttaattctcaATGACCATATGTAACGATATTCTCAATGCtcatatattaacaatatataacgatacataaaaatatttgaaagatataaaacgatattttattacatattgatATTTTAGTCTTTACAATACTTTGTAAGTCGAAACAAAATATCCCAAAGTCCTGCTATCCATTATTCCTCAATCAATTGCATTGCTTTCTAATGTTATAGAGGAGTAGATCAAAGCAGAAAGGAATCTTGACATCTCTTCACACGTCCCGTCAAGAGCGGATCTTCTTTTTCCAGTGTAGGAGCATTAGTCATCTTTCCCCGCCACTGCCTCCTCGCTGCCTAAGCACGCGTGGCGTCCCCACCATCGCACACGCCTGCCTCGCTTCGTCCGCTCTACCTACCTACCTGTCTCGGCCTCTCCAACCCTCCGCATTTCATCTAAAGGAGTTGATTCCTTTGTAGAAGTGTTTAACACTGCAATTTGAGATCAAGTTAAGGCAATATGCTGGTATTTTGTGGTACTGTATAACAGGTAACGCATGCCGTATATAGTACGCAAACATATTCTCTGTGATTATGTTACCTATACTttgagatatttaaaataattttaccaatgTTGTGATGAATTTAATGCGTGATTATCAAGAGTCTTTCTATTTTTCCTAACTCTTATTTTCTCAgatatgtaaattttatatgAGGCCTtattaaaacatataaaaaataattatatgcatcaataaaaatttactgatttgctatgattaaaaaaattattgttgatttttgTTTAATAAGTGAACAtaagcgaaaaaaataattaataatagaaatattaatgGTTTGGATAAATCAAGGGCTTTGAACATGTCAACGCTAATCAGAAATTTCGAATTATCTGTTTACCAATTgatctaatttaattataaactgtttacatttttcaggcAACAAATGATCATGGAAAATAAGCTAGACAAATAAGCTCACttcactttattattattattattattattattttgtttaattttaaggGTTATAAAACCCATAGCATGATTTCAGAATGGATGCAGCTTTTTTCAATGCGAGGGGCATCGCTTGcaaacatcgatgataaataaACCACAGCAAACAGTCCCGTTTCGAGGGCCCGACGAAAGAGAAGCCGGGTGCGCGAAAATTTGGCGGGATTCCGATTAATAGCAGAGTCTGCATTTTCCCGCCATCCTCAGGAATCGTCAAGCCATTCTTCCACAAAGGAGCACTGCACGCACAGGATAGTATCCCTTATAACCCACCCCTGGAGCGACGCCACTGAACCCGCTCCCGAATACCCTGAACTCGTAGGGGCGCAACAATGCCCCCACCCTTTCCATCATGCCGCTTCGTGGCACTTAGTTGCCCCGGATACCCAGAGAGGAtggataacaataaaaaaaaggacAAGCGAAacgcgttttttttttcctcctcgtgCCTGAAGGAGGGAGGTTGCGGTGGATGATGCCGTCAGGGGTTGTTTAAGCGCCAAAACACCCGCGTCCAATCCTCGCCTCGGCCAATCGGAATCCGGCCTGGCAAGAATGCCGCCACTCAGAGCCGTGTTCCGATGGGCGGGATTTAAAGGCACGGCACCCCATTGGCTCGCGGAGTTTAGGCGCGCGCGCTCGCGCTTGAGGGAGGGGTACCCCTacttttcctcctctccctccccccctgcGAAACAGGGCCGGCTGCCTGGCAGGGGAGGGGGCCCGCTGTGGTGGAGGGCAGCGTCAGTGCAAGTTGGGAGGTCGAGACGTGCGGAAGCCATGCCTCGAGGCTTCCTTGTCAAGAGGCACTGCTCGCCCGAGGAACTTCACCGGGCCGCGATGGAAGGGGTCCTGCCGAGGGACGAGTCCGGGCTGGCGGCGGCCCGGATGGCCGCGAAGAAGGCCCGCTTGCTGGGGCCCCCGGCACACTACTACATGGTGGACCACTTTGCCCCACCTTCATCACTCGACTTCCCACCGTGGCACGCTCCGCCTTCACCGGCCGTCGACCACTTCCACCCCTTCTTCAGGAGACAGCGGCCCGACGAGGAGCCCCTGGCCCTCACGGCACACAGGTATCACGAGGACCACCACGAGGAGAGCGAACACCAGCACGGGTTATTGCTCGACCTCTCCATCAAGACGACCTCGGCGCCAATCACTCCGCCTCCCACGCCCTCGCCATCATCGCCTTCCAGAAGGACCAAACAACCTGCGAAGGATGACGAGGAGCTGAAGAAGAAGGCCTCGAGACAACTGGCCTTCGAGGAGGAAGAGGCCGGTAGCTGGGGCACCTTGGAGGACGAAGAGGAAGATGACGATGTTGACATAACCTCCCCGGTGTCTGGCACCCTCATCAGGCCCTACAAGGAGGCATTGGTGGTTCGTACGGGAGATATAGACCCTTCCCTGAACGTTGTGGAGGCCACACCCGAGGCTAGAGCTGAGCTGGCCAAGATAGAGAACCGCATCGGCGCATACGTGTGCAGACTGTGCAAAAGACTCTTCCCGGACGCTTTCCAGCTCGCTCAACACCGCTGTTCGCGTATTGTGCACGTCGAGTACCGGTGTCCCGAGTGCGACAAGGTGTTCAACTGCCCCGCCAACCTGGCCTCGCACCGGCGCTGGCACCGGCCGCGGGCCCCGGCCCAGGCCGCGCCCCCCAAGGTCCCAGGTGGGGAGGAGGACGAGGGGGCCGCGGTGGAAGGCAAACAGGCCCCTTTCCCCTGTTCCATGTGTCCCAAGTCCTTCCGGAGGCAGGCGTACCTTCGCAAGCACGAGGCGACCCACCGCAAACAGGAGAAGCAGGACCCGGAGACAGAGCTGGTGGCGGCGGACTGACGAAGGGCCGAGGGCCCGGTTGGGGCCCCAACGCACGCTTCCGACCCTTCCGCGAGGCCCTTGGCCGTGCTGCTGAGGTTCTAGCGGCAAAGTGGGGGCGGCGAAGGCAGCGCCGTCCCCGCCCAAGTGTGGAGGCCGTGGGGGCTGATGGACTGATTGGTGGAGCTCCGGTAAAAACATGTAAATATGAATGCCTGTTTATGTACGCTCAGAGTAATAATACTGGGGGAAAATACTACGTTACTTTCCTCTGTGCGTGTGATCAAAATGGTAATAATAACGTGGCTCTTTCTCAGATATTGCTGTCGCAACAAAGTCCATTAATTTCAACAATAACATCATTTCATCAATATTCAACATGTCAAAACCATTCTCTATGTATcgctatttatttttcatttcacgtGGGTGTTGGTTCGCTTTTCTTCGAGTGAGtttgttttttcatttacttcagaaatttatttcaaaaagtggTATCTACAGGGCTATGAATCTGTAGTTTTTAAGGCTTTGatcagttaaatttttaaaaccagtttttatgaaaatatctcCTGTATCCAGAGTCACATTGTTTTATTGTTAACCTCAGCTTTCTGTTAACTCGCAGCCACACCTGCAAAGCTCTTGTCCGCATAATTACTCTGAGTTTTGTGTACGTGTATAACGTAGAAAATATCTATATATACGTATGTTCGCCCAGAGTCTTTCTCTTTGAGTGTGGCGTGTTTTTCCGTCTTGTATGAGTCCCGACTGGGCGGGTCGCTGACATCTGTTGCGTTTCTTTGTTTTGAGTCTTTTTGGGCGCCGCTGGCCGTTTGTGCTTTTTTAAAGCCTCTTCGTGGACGCCACTATCTGCGCCACACTCTCCCAGTGTACGAGGCTTAGCTAAGGTCATGCTTATCAATCGCGCTCACACCCTCTTTGCTCGTAAGGTTAAAAAAAGGTTGTCTTACATTCCTACCCTACTGTCATACTATGTTCTAAATGGTCACCCAAAGAATTTTAGCATAAATTTGCTGTTGGAAAGCCATATGTCAATTCTTT
Encoded here:
- the LOC124168303 gene encoding insulinoma-associated protein 1-like; amino-acid sequence: MEGVLPRDESGLAAARMAAKKARLLGPPAHYYMVDHFAPPSSLDFPPWHAPPSPAVDHFHPFFRRQRPDEEPLALTAHRYHEDHHEESEHQHGLLLDLSIKTTSAPITPPPTPSPSSPSRRTKQPAKDDEELKKKASRQLAFEEEEAGSWGTLEDEEEDDDVDITSPVSGTLIRPYKEALVVRTGDIDPSLNVVEATPEARAELAKIENRIGAYVCRLCKRLFPDAFQLAQHRCSRIVHVEYRCPECDKVFNCPANLASHRRWHRPRAPAQAAPPKVPGGEEDEGAAVEGKQAPFPCSMCPKSFRRQAYLRKHEATHRKQEKQDPETELVAAD